One Deinococcus sp. LM3 genomic region harbors:
- a CDS encoding ABC transporter permease, with protein MTTAPVKVEQRSNWQLFWTSPAMRKMRRNPLAITGLIITLLFGLIALFAPLIAKPSGNCLRDLNITSASQVYNPLQAPFWQATLAPPKSCYLTERLSFQQQPSPPSAEAPMGTVNGYNIFYGLVWGTRTALKLSFIIVAITLTTGIIIGAASGYYGGWIDNLIQRFIDVLFSLPPLILTVVILTILRARLQGGGGDYDPTVPMIVAFCVTGWTGYARLIRGEVLRTRQLEYVDAARSLGARDARLIFKHVIPNSVAAVFTTAVLDLATIPLAIAGLSFLGLGFEPGYSEWGQLVDFARAWLKPEYWYTLVYPAVFIVLFSLAFNLFGDGLRDALDPKSR; from the coding sequence ATGACCACCGCGCCCGTCAAGGTCGAGCAGCGCAGCAACTGGCAGCTGTTCTGGACCAGCCCCGCCATGCGCAAGATGCGCCGCAACCCCCTGGCCATCACCGGCCTGATCATCACGCTGCTGTTCGGCCTGATCGCGCTGTTCGCGCCGCTGATCGCCAAGCCCAGCGGCAACTGCCTGCGCGACCTGAACATCACGAGTGCCAGTCAGGTGTACAACCCGCTGCAGGCCCCGTTCTGGCAGGCGACCCTGGCGCCGCCCAAGAGCTGCTACCTGACCGAACGCCTGAGCTTCCAGCAGCAGCCCAGCCCGCCCAGCGCCGAGGCCCCGATGGGCACCGTGAACGGCTACAACATCTTCTACGGACTGGTGTGGGGCACGCGCACCGCGCTGAAACTGTCGTTCATCATCGTGGCGATCACCCTGACGACCGGCATCATCATCGGCGCGGCCAGCGGCTACTACGGCGGCTGGATCGACAACCTGATCCAGCGTTTCATCGACGTACTGTTCTCGCTGCCGCCCCTGATCCTGACGGTCGTGATCCTGACCATCCTGCGCGCCCGGTTGCAGGGCGGCGGCGGTGACTACGACCCGACCGTGCCCATGATCGTGGCGTTCTGCGTGACCGGCTGGACCGGCTACGCCCGCCTGATCCGCGGCGAGGTGCTGCGCACCCGGCAGCTGGAGTACGTGGATGCCGCCCGCAGCCTCGGCGCGCGCGACGCCCGCCTGATCTTCAAGCACGTCATTCCGAACAGCGTGGCCGCCGTGTTCACGACCGCCGTGCTGGACCTCGCGACCATCCCGCTAGCCATCGCCGGCCTGTCGTTCCTGGGCCTGGGCTTCGAACCCGGTTACTCCGAGTGGGGTCAGCTGGTCGACTTCGCCCGCGCGTGGCTGAAACCCGAGTACTGGTACACCCTGGTCTACCCCGCCGTGTTCATCGTGCTGTTCAGCCTCGCCTTCAACCTGTTCGGTGACGGCCTGCGCGACGCGCTGGACCCCAAGTCCCGCTGA
- a CDS encoding folate-binding protein YgfZ, protein MWTRIPSSSLRVTGADRVDFVHGQMTNDLRGAPTPGVVACAFLNVRGQIEQFARAYRRADDVYLHLDAGQAPALAARLKRYVIFDQVEIQDVSEELRTVHVWQEDALPGWDAAGGAAQTFGLGGGTVLGGRVNRAGTPGVDLHYLARHEEAVLSALTGPEAPLADLDAARVRAGIPDVIRDALTGTLPPEIGLDVGGPLPAISYRKGCYVGQEIMARLEARGNARHHLARLEGDQPWPAGAEVTADGKVVGQAGLYAAGGSVARLRKELAGGAAVQVGGVPARVFLNTPVA, encoded by the coding sequence ATGTGGACCCGGATTCCTTCCAGCAGTCTGCGCGTGACCGGCGCGGACCGCGTTGATTTCGTGCATGGGCAGATGACCAACGACCTGCGGGGCGCGCCGACGCCCGGCGTGGTGGCGTGCGCGTTCCTGAACGTGCGCGGGCAGATCGAGCAGTTCGCCCGCGCGTACCGCCGCGCAGACGACGTGTACCTGCACCTGGACGCCGGGCAGGCCCCGGCGCTCGCGGCGCGCCTGAAACGCTACGTGATCTTCGATCAGGTCGAGATTCAGGACGTCAGTGAGGAGCTGCGGACCGTGCACGTCTGGCAGGAGGACGCCCTGCCCGGCTGGGACGCGGCGGGCGGCGCGGCGCAGACCTTCGGGCTGGGCGGCGGGACGGTCCTGGGTGGCCGAGTGAACCGTGCGGGCACGCCCGGCGTGGACCTGCACTACCTCGCGCGGCACGAGGAGGCCGTGCTGTCGGCCCTGACCGGCCCGGAAGCGCCGCTGGCCGACCTGGACGCCGCCCGTGTGCGCGCCGGCATTCCGGATGTCATCCGGGACGCCCTGACCGGCACCCTCCCGCCCGAGATCGGCCTGGACGTGGGCGGCCCGCTGCCCGCCATCAGCTACCGCAAGGGCTGCTATGTGGGGCAGGAGATCATGGCCCGCCTGGAAGCGCGCGGGAATGCCCGGCATCACCTCGCCCGTCTGGAAGGCGACCAGCCCTGGCCCGCCGGGGCCGAGGTGACGGCCGACGGGAAGGTCGTGGGGCAGGCGGGCCTGTACGCGGCGGGCGGCAGCGTGGCGCGGCTGCGCAAGGAACTCGCCGGTGGCGCGGCCGTGCAGGTGGGCGGCGTGCCGGCCCGCGTGTTCCTGAACACCCCGGTGGCCTGA